The window GAGCGCCGCCTGCAGCAGCGAGGCCACGATGCCCTCGGCCAGCGCCGGGTACTCCGCACTCAGCCGCGGCCAGTCCAGCAGCAGCGGCCAGGTCTTCGCGTCCCGGGTGCTGAACTCCACCATCGCGACCAGCGGCAGTAGGAAGAACACCCCCATCACGGACAGGACGGTCCACCTGAAGATCACCCGAGCCATTTCGCGGTCCTCTTCTGCAGCAGCGAGTAGAGGGCCATCACCACGGCGACCACGACCACCATGCCGAGCGCCATCGCCTTGCCGAGGTTGGCCTGGCCGAGCACGACCTCGCTGGTCAGGGCGCCGCGGATCTGCAGCGGGACGATCGGGCTGCCCTGGCTGACCAGGGCGGCGGCGGTGGCGTACGCGGAGAAGGCGTTGGCGAACAGCAGCAGCGTCGAGCCGAGGAACGCGGGGGCGAGCAGGGGGCCGGCCACCCGGGTCCAGTACTGCCAGGTGTTGCCGCCCAGGCTGACGTGCGCCTCCCGCCACTGCGGCCGGATGCCGTCCAGCGCGGGCAGGAAGACGATCACCATGAGCGGGATCTGGAAGTAGGTGTAGACGAGCGTCAGGCCGGGCAGCTCGAACAGCCAGACCCCGTTCGCGTACGGGTCGAGGCCGTGTTCCTGGAGCCAGAGCGTGACGAAGCCGGACAGGCCGATGGTGGCCAGGAACGCGAAGGCCAGCGTGACGCCGCCGAACTGGGCGAGCACCCCGGCCGCCGCGGTGACCAGCCGCCGCAGCAGGCCGTCCGGTCTCCCGGTGACCAGCGCGTACGCCAGCAGGGCACCGAGTACCGCACCGATCAGCGCGCTGGACGCGGACAGCGCGATGCTGCGGCCGAACGCGTCGATGATGTAGTCGTCGGTGAGCGCACGGACGTTGGCCAGGGTGAAGCCGCGCCCGCCGTCACCGGTGAACGCGCCGATCACCACCGTCAGCGTCGGGATGACCAGGAAGATCGTCACGAACGCGAAGAACGGGACCGTACCGAGCAGGGCGGTGCCCCGCAGGCGTGGCCGGGAGGCCACGCGCTGCGGAGCGTCCGCGGCGATCTCAGCCAATTGCCTTGGCCCAGTTCGCGGTCAGGTACTCCTTGGCCTTGGCGCTCTGCGCCTCGGTCGGGATGACCGGGGTGCCCTCGACGGTCGGCAGCGCGGCGAACGCGGTCGCGTCGATGGTGCCGGCCTTCTGCATGGCGTCGGCGCGGACCGGGCGGGCGCCACCCTTCAGCCACAGGTTCTGGCCCTCGTCGGAGTAGAGGAACTCCTGCCACAGGCGGGCGGCGGCCGGGTGCGGGGCGTCCTTGTTCACGGCCTGCACGTAGTACGAGCCGAGGACCGCGCCGGACGGCACGAAGACCTTCCAGGTCGAGAGCTTCTTCGACTGCGCGGCGTTCAGGTAGTCCCAGTCGAAGACGACCGGGGTCTGGCCGGACTCGATGGTGGCCGAGGTCGGGTCGACCGGCAGGAAGTTGCCCGCCTTCTTCAGGTTGGCGAAGAACTCGACACCCTTGGTGATGTCGTCGACGGTGCCGCCGTTGGCCAGCGACGCCATCTGCACGCCGCCGAACGCCGCGCCGGCCTGGGTCGGGTCGCCGTTCAGCGCGACCTTGCCCTTGTACTCGGCCTTCAGCAGGTCGGCGACGCTGGTCGGGGCGGGCACCTTGGCGCTGTCGTAGCCGATCGACATGTAGCCGCCGTAGTCGTTGACCCAGGTGCCGTTCGCGTCCTTGAGGCTGTCCGGGATCTCGGCGAACTTCTCCACCTTGTACGGCGCGAACAGCGCGGTGTTCGCGGTCGCCACCGAGACGCCCAGGTCGAACACGTCGGGTGCGGTGTCCTGGCCCTTGAGCTGGGTGGCGGCGTTGATCTCGTCCTGGCTGGAGCCGTCCGGCTGAGCCGAATCGACCTTGATGCCGTACTTGGCGCCGAACGCCTTGATGATCTCGCCGTAGTTGGCCCAGTCCGGCGGCAGCGCGATGACGTTGAGCTGGCCCTCCTTCTTGGCCTCGGCGATCAGGGCGTCCAGGCCGCCCAGGTCGGCGGCGCTGGTGGCGGTCCCGGCCTTGCTCGTGGCGGCCTCGGACTCCTTCTCCGGGGGCGAGCAGGCGCCGGCGAAGGCGATCATCGCGGCAGCCGTCAGGGTGGTGACTGCGGAGCGGGCAAGGGTGGTGCGCACTGTAGTTCCTCCTTCTGCGGCACCGGCGACCGGTGCGCGCTGGTGGATCATGGGAGGGCCGGGTGGAGGACAGGCGTACGGAAGGAGGCCTCGGGGCGAATTCGGCCCTTCCGCCGTCGCCTCAGGTTTCCCTGCACTTTTCCATGCGGCGAGGATGATCGAAAGCAGTCGTTGGACGACTGTTATATGGCAGACTCCCCGATGTGGACCATGGCGCCCTCGCCCGGCTCGCCGCGGCGGCAGGAGTAGCCGGCGTCGCCGTTCACCTGGTGCTGGCCGGCAGTCACGCCGGGCACGCTCCCACGCTCTTCGCGGCCCTCGGTGTTCTCGCGCTCGTCTGCGTGCCGTGCGGTCGGTCGCTGCTGCGCCGGCCCGCCGACCGCGCGGCGTGGATCACCCTGCTGGTCCTGAGCGGGCTCATGATGGTGCTGCACCTGGCCATGGACCCGCGGGGCCCGATGTTGGCGGTGGTCCTGGCGGTGCCGGGCCTGCAGGCCCTGCTGTTCCTCTTGGCGGTACGGACGAAGTCGGCGGTACGGACGAAGTCGGCGGTACGGACGAAGTCGGCGGTACGGACGAAGCCGGTACGGGTGGAGCCCGACGCCCTGGCTAGCGACGGGACTCGAGCACCCCTTTGAGCCGGGTCAGGTCGGCCTGCACCGCGTCGGCGTCCTGGTCGAAGTCGTCGTCGGTCATCCCCGGCAGCCGCCGCAGCGTGAACATGATCTCCGCCCCGTCGCCGTCCGGGATGACCCGCATCGGCGCGTACACCTCGCCGCCATCCGGCGGACGCACCCAGTGATCCAGTACGCCCAGCTCGTTACGGGGCGTGAAGATCAGCTCGGCGCCGTCGTCGCCGATCAGCCACCTGTCGTCCTCGCGGGTCACCGACGTGGCCAGCCCGGGCGCCCAGGCGGGCAGGTTGGCCGGGTCGCTGGTGAACGTGTACACGTCACCGGCCGGAACGTCGATGTGCTCGCTGAGGTAGCGGGATGCCGAAGTCACTCCGGCATCGTCGCAGAAAATTCCGGCTCTTGACGGCGTACCGATTGATCGACATAGTCCGTATCCATGAATGTGACATTGTTCCGTTCTTGGAAACGGACGGCGGTCGCGGCGACGGCTGCCGCCCTGGCCACGGCGCTGACCGCGGCCCCCGCCCCCGCGAGCGCCTCCCCGGCGGTCGCGAGCTACGCCACGACGATCAACGGTGACAGTGCCGACGTGTACTACCCGACGACCGGCACCCGGCTGCCGGTCGCGCTCTTCCTTCAGGGCGCGAACGTCGACAAGTCGCACTACTCGACGTACGCGGCGACGCTCGCCTCGTACGGCTTCGTCGTGGCCGTCCCCAACCACACCCGCAGCCTGTTCGGCACCAGCGGCCTGTTCCCCGAGGGCGCGCAGGCCGGCTGGACCGTCGACTGGGCCGAGGCCG of the Actinoplanes sichuanensis genome contains:
- a CDS encoding SRPBCC family protein is translated as MTSASRYLSEHIDVPAGDVYTFTSDPANLPAWAPGLATSVTREDDRWLIGDDGAELIFTPRNELGVLDHWVRPPDGGEVYAPMRVIPDGDGAEIMFTLRRLPGMTDDDFDQDADAVQADLTRLKGVLESRR
- a CDS encoding ABC transporter substrate-binding protein, with the translated sequence MRTTLARSAVTTLTAAAMIAFAGACSPPEKESEAATSKAGTATSAADLGGLDALIAEAKKEGQLNVIALPPDWANYGEIIKAFGAKYGIKVDSAQPDGSSQDEINAATQLKGQDTAPDVFDLGVSVATANTALFAPYKVEKFAEIPDSLKDANGTWVNDYGGYMSIGYDSAKVPAPTSVADLLKAEYKGKVALNGDPTQAGAAFGGVQMASLANGGTVDDITKGVEFFANLKKAGNFLPVDPTSATIESGQTPVVFDWDYLNAAQSKKLSTWKVFVPSGAVLGSYYVQAVNKDAPHPAAARLWQEFLYSDEGQNLWLKGGARPVRADAMQKAGTIDATAFAALPTVEGTPVIPTEAQSAKAKEYLTANWAKAIG
- a CDS encoding ABC transporter permease: MAEIAADAPQRVASRPRLRGTALLGTVPFFAFVTIFLVIPTLTVVIGAFTGDGGRGFTLANVRALTDDYIIDAFGRSIALSASSALIGAVLGALLAYALVTGRPDGLLRRLVTAAAGVLAQFGGVTLAFAFLATIGLSGFVTLWLQEHGLDPYANGVWLFELPGLTLVYTYFQIPLMVIVFLPALDGIRPQWREAHVSLGGNTWQYWTRVAGPLLAPAFLGSTLLLFANAFSAYATAAALVSQGSPIVPLQIRGALTSEVVLGQANLGKAMALGMVVVVAVVMALYSLLQKRTAKWLG